The sequence GATTAAGATATAAATTTTTACTACATACCTGTAATGGAAAGAAATCGCCAGGTATAGAAGAATTGCAGCTGAATTCCATCGAGCCAGATTTATTATTAGCATCAATAATAGGAATATTCCATTGAAGTATGTGCTTGCGTTGATCGTAATTATAAGTGCCATCGTATTCAGCAACAGATGGTTGAACATTCATGCTGTTTGTAAACAGAATTTAGTAGATTGAAATAGGATAGCAAAAAAATGTAGTTTTTGAGATATATCTTGTAAGTGATTTTGTGCAAGCTATACATATTACCCTTAAGAATTTActtcaacaaatacaaaaaaagatgTATAGCGTGTATCTGTAATACTTACGGCAATGGTATAGTTATCGACACATCCTGCAGCTCCAAATGTTGTGCCTCTAATTCATATTCGATATTAACATCACAGCCACCTTCGCCGTTTTCAGATGGCCAGCAATTGACtgcaaaaacggaaaaaattattTACTCATAAGTGGATTCAACATAGTAAAAGTGTATgatatgaatatatgtatttacttgTCAAAGGTATTGCAGCTTCATCCTGCGTAATGAAACGCCACTTCAAAACTCCAACATCAGTATTTAATGGAAATGGTTTAGCTGGATTTTTCAATCCAATTATTGAACGTGTTTTGAAAAGTTCTTTGTCCACGTTTGGGTGAGTTTGTAATTGTATACCATGAGTATCATTGTTATTTAAATGCACTTTGATGCGTCCGAAATTTTCTTCAGATATACGCAAGGTCAACAAACCAGATAACTCAAATTGCTGTAAGCCACCATCACGACCCAGACGTACAGTGAGTTTGTCCTCCATCTTGAGGTGAACGCTGAGTAATAAAATCACAAATTAggtttaagaaataaaaaaaatcagtaAAAGGTGCACTTACCTATCAGTATGTATTTCAGAAGCGATTTTACTTTTAGCTACAGCCGCACTATTTTGTCCACTACCTGGTGCCAAATTGGAAATCTTTTCACCCTCACTCTTCAGCTGATCTACAAAGCTGTCAACATCCTTAGTTTTGCCACCCAATTTCAAAGCATTACGTGCAACAGGCTTCCTAGTGTAGTAAGGGACAGTTATtgttatttgaaataattaaagcTTGTTTATTGTAAAAAAATCGATTGTACTCACGCAGCTTTTGGAATTGATGGTTTCAACTCCGACTCAATTGATGGAGCCGTACTGTTTGAAGAGCTAGAATTGATGCCAAATGCATCCATACTGCTGCTACCACTGCCATGGCCACCACGCCCCATCAATCCAGCACTACCACCGCGTTTGGCAGCCTCGAGACGTTGACGTTGCAACTCCTTAGCTTTCTCACGCATTTTTTGGTGTGCTTCACGCTCCTGACTCTGACGAACGGCTTGATATACTTTCTCCTCGTGTGAATCCATTTCAATAAATGTTTTAATTTGCTTTAAATTTACACTTTCGCGATATCCCAAAGCAACAATTTCATCAAAAGCAAAAATCAAGTTAAAAGCATTTTCAAGAATCTCTTTTTCATCCAAACTATGACAATACTCAGGAATCTGGGAAGAAGAATATTAAAGCACTTTTCTGAATTAACACAGAAATAATAATATATGCTTACAACTTTAGAGAATAGTCGCAGTGTCTCCAAATCCTCTAAAATATTACTTGCTTTTGTTGTGATAAGCAACATATAAAGCTTTTCCATTGGCTGGTAAACATATCGCACAGATTCGGTTTCCACATATGTATGTTGCTTCCCGGACGTCATTAGTTTGGGAAAAGCGGCAAGCAAACCCTCAATACGCGCTTTCGTCATCTCCACAAACTGGCGTGATATAATCACTGTTGTTTAAAGAAAATACATGTTTTTACTTCATGTCtacatatttgtttttattacggAAAGCCCTACACATACCTTTTCCATTCTTTGTACACACCGCCGCAGCAATCAAAACCTGGCGAGGAAGCACACACAGAGTAAAATTTTCAATGCTAAACACACACCAAAATtaagaaattattaaataaatttaccaTGTTGGTGGGAGCTTTCGGATTCTTTGGAGGAACTTTGAGCTAATATAACACGATTTTTgtaaaagttttatttttctaGCTGACGTGTTAGATTAGTGAACAATGAAAATGTCAAAAATTTCAACCCGAAATTTCCAGTTGGACTGAAAATCGAACTATCGATAGCTGGTCAAAAGTGCTGTGCTTTGTGGGTTCACAAATGACCCATACCTATCGAATAGAGTAGTTC is a genomic window of Eurosta solidaginis isolate ZX-2024a chromosome 4, ASM4086904v1, whole genome shotgun sequence containing:
- the deltaCOP gene encoding coatomer subunit delta; the protein is MVLIAAAVCTKNGKVIISRQFVEMTKARIEGLLAAFPKLMTSGKQHTYVETESVRYVYQPMEKLYMLLITTKASNILEDLETLRLFSKVIPEYCHSLDEKEILENAFNLIFAFDEIVALGYRESVNLKQIKTFIEMDSHEEKVYQAVRQSQEREAHQKMREKAKELQRQRLEAAKRGGSAGLMGRGGHGSGSSSMDAFGINSSSSNSTAPSIESELKPSIPKAAKPVARNALKLGGKTKDVDSFVDQLKSEGEKISNLAPGSGQNSAAVAKSKIASEIHTDSVHLKMEDKLTVRLGRDGGLQQFELSGLLTLRISEENFGRIKVHLNNNDTHGIQLQTHPNVDKELFKTRSIIGLKNPAKPFPLNTDVGVLKWRFITQDEAAIPLTINCWPSENGEGGCDVNIEYELEAQHLELQDVSITIPLPMNVQPSVAEYDGTYNYDQRKHILQWNIPIIDANNKSGSMEFSCNSSIPGDFFPLQVYFVSKTPYAALKATDVLLVDDDSPVKYSSETMLFVEKYEIV